The proteins below are encoded in one region of Salvelinus fontinalis isolate EN_2023a chromosome 10, ASM2944872v1, whole genome shotgun sequence:
- the LOC129863266 gene encoding uncharacterized protein LOC129863266, with protein MWLPCCHVADAVNAAGSEVPAGSVVLQLSKPSPGVSPAPHFPGDDNDPELSVLIGADYYWQIVSGRVERLTETLVALESTFGWSVQGPVFMSSVAEATCMFIPLDEDTLVSKQLHAFWELESLGIISEKTQNPEGNEALQRFEETTTFKDGRYHVELPWKREMPELQDNYRIAKKRFEGLKKRLKKDVTLYGRYNEVVEDYLQQDMAEDVPKDNASSADNVKYYLPHHAVLREDKVTTKLRVVFDASSHEDGCPSLNDCLLTGPNLNPDLLSVLIKFRLHEIAFMADIKKAFLPISLAERDRRREISMAHRPTKGRK; from the exons TCCCTGCGGGGTcggtggtgctgcagctgagTAAGCCCAGCCCTGGTGTCTCCCCTGCACCTC ACTTTCCAGGAGATGACAATGATCCTGAACTCTCTGTCCTGATAGGAGCAGACTACTACTGGCAGATAGTATCAGGCAGAGTGGAGCGACTGACGGAGACGCTGGTTGCTTTAGAGAGCACCTTTGGATGGTCGGTGCAGGGACCTGTGTTCATGTCAAGTGTTGCCGAGGCAACCTGCATGTTCATCCCACTTGATGAAGACACACTAGTCTCCAAACAACTGCATGCATTCTGGGAGCTGGAGTCTCTGGGTATAATAAGCGAGAAAACACAGAACCCAGAGGGAAACGAGGCTCTGCAGAGGTTCGAGGAAACAACCACCTTCAAAGATGGGCGATACCACGTGGAGTTGCCATGGAAACGAGAAATGCCAGAACTCCAAGACAACTATAGAATCGCCAAGAAACGGTTTGAAGGTCTGAAGAAAAGACTGAAGAAGGATGTGACGTTGTATGGCAGATACAATGAAGTAGTAGAGGACTACTTACAACAGGATATGGCAGAGGACGTGCCCAAGGACAACGCATCAAGCGCAGACAACGTAAAATACTACTTACCTCACCATGCAGTACTCCGAGAAGATAAGGTGACGACAAAACTGAGAGTGGTGTTTGATGCCTCGTCCCATGAAGATGGCTGTCCATCCCTCAATGACTGTCTACTCACAGGACCGAACCTGAATCCGGATCTGCTCAGCGTTCTGATAAAGTTCAGACTACATGAGATCGCATTCATGGCAGACATCAAGAAAGCTTTCCTGCCGATATCcctagcagagagagacagacgccgTGAGATTTCTATGGCTCACAGGCCCACCAAGGGGAGAAAATGA